aagaaccctCACTCTCTGTTGtgtttgttttgtgttttgagAGGAGGAAGGAAGGAGGAAGGAGAAAGGAGGCTTTCAGcatgaaacgacgtcgtttcatcTCATTTTGGCGCCACAgccaaaacggcgtcgtttcaGTAAGGCCTATGTGTCACGAAAGCTGCTAGCTCAGCTTTTCGGTTTTGCCAGGTGTCTAGAAATTGTCGGAAGGACAACTTTGAGTCCCGGAGTGTAAGTTTGGGGATGACTTTAAGGAACTTTTAAGTTCACGGACTACTATGAGGCTCGAGTGCAACTTTAGGGACTACATTGAGGCTTATCTCGTAATTAGTTATGTGATTGAAATATGATGGCGAATTATGATTCCCTCTGACAGGTTAATCTCATGAATAATTAGATTTTGATAAGTTATAATGCGATTCGATCACCAATAGCAAAGTGGATGGGATTTTCTAAGGAAAATTACGTTGGTCATTGTGCTTTCCGTGGACTTGTTTCTTATTCAGAAGGACAGCCTTATGGACCAAGAGTCAATTATATCTATGATAGAGGGGTGCATTCAGGATATGTTCCTGTTTCTCTAAGAAAAGTTTACTGGTTCATTTGCTTCAACAGTTCATCTCCAGGTCCTAAATGATAGCTCCATACATAATTAGATTATCCATATAGACATATtatacataattttatatttaatcatGTAAGCATATTGAAAAAATAGGAAAATTGACCTATCGGACCAATTTTAACGTTTAAATATCTTGGGTTTAATTTGTAAAGTAGGTGTAGAATACGTAAttgaagaaaaagattttaattcaatatttttttattgttagcaAAGAAAATCTTTTGTAACATTTATTAGAGTATTACTATAGAATAtctattgtaacattttttaaagTGTTATTAGAAAGACTtattatgacattttttaagtgttacataaaatatctattgtaacattttttaagtgttacaaaaaatatctattgtaatatttttctaagtattATAGAAAATATCTATGGTAAATCATTCTACTCGTGGTTCCTTAATCTATCATCATCTTTTGAATTTCCCTAAATCGATGCTACTCGTGGTTCCTTCTCTACTCGCACTGAATCATTCCTTCTCACTTTGCATTCCTCTACTCGCGTTTTATGGTGCATGTTCTTTCAATTGATGACTCCGTTGTTGAATCTCCTATGCCAGCCCGTGAAAGAGCTCAATAGCAAGTCCGATTAGAAGCGTAGTCTCACCGAATGATTATATCTTCATATGCGGCTTCGGTTTTTGTCTCCAGTGCTTTGcaactctctctctttctctctttctatctctctctctcacacactcCTCTTTCCATTGTGTCTTAACAGTTGTAATTAgtttcttcttcactcatggcATTGTGGTAGCACGAATCCCCATACTTTCATACTATTgtaccagcaagtacactgggtcgtccatgtaatacctgagcaagtcagggtcgatcccacgaggattctggtttaaagcaagctatgattatcATGCAGGTCTTAGTCGGGTAGATTAGAAGACTTGGTTGTTGGATACGGAATTGTATTAGAATTATGGGTTAAATAATAGGAATAGAGTTGACATAAAAGGGATAAAACCAATTGGATTAAATCAGTGAAAGGAATAGAGttaaggattggagttgcttgcctttctgaattaactctggtattactgtcttatttgcttgtgaatgatctttttctatggcaggctgtatgtgatcaacgctATGGGCcatggtcattaatctcctctgctACAGATTGAATGCCATTAGtcgtggtcatccaatctgacgaAGGGTGAAGCTCTTAGCAAGTCATTCTCctggcgatcctactcaaagtgccacagacaaggtcgaatcttccggatcagagaacaCTACTTCTTTGGATTTTAGCCTATACTacggagaccctaatctccctgaAAATTGGCTGAACTGTTGTCTCAAAAAGTCCCCAgcgaagtcgtggattaaccgtctaagagatgtataaacatagctATTGGCTTGTGCTTTCTAGTCACGTATTCACACAAACCCAAGTAGACGCGAGTGTTTGTAAGGAACGTTCGTCTTAATGTGATGAATAGAGCTAATTTTTTAGATCATCCTATCCACCACGATGAAGAtcgaatatacatcttagaaataaatcaaacacggatcgaagaagaaatagtaacacttttattaattcatagggcTCAAcaaggctcctcccctcaacctaggaggtttcaTACTGAAAGTAAAATACAACGAAAAACATGTAAAGTGTCAAAGAAGGTCCGAGTAACATAAATctaatcccttaaatactaaacaaatgactagtaagggtaaaacagtctatttagtgctaaaatccacttatggggcccactttgtgagtgtttgggctgagctttaatGATATCCACATGCTATGAGGCTCCTAGAGCATGAAACGCTGGCTAGAGGGTCTTCTCTGGGCCTTTGGACGTTGGGCTCTGTTCTTTGGGTGCTGGACGCTTGAAAGGGAgtaggaagctggcgttggacgccagttttgagccttttaatccaaagaaaagtataaactattatacatttttggaaaactatagaagttagctttccatagccattgagaacGCTCTATTttgacttctgtagctctagaaaagctcttatttcagccagaaattacctaaaattgtacaaaaacacaaaaactcatagtagaatccaaaaatgtgattttaacactaaaaccgataaaaatataattaaaactaaataaaacacactaaaaactatatgaaaatgatgtcaaaaagcgtataaaatatccgctcatcacaacaccaaacttaaaccatTGCTTATctccaagcaactaaaaacataGTAGGACAAAGAGAAActtaagatacaataaatttcagagtttcaaatgaAGCTCAGTTATAATTAGATGAACgagacttagtagctttttgcttctgaatagtttggGGGCTCTGTAATGCTCCACACAAAAAGAGAGGATTGGCACACTAGGTGTTGTACATTTATCTCTCTTTTAGAGGGAGAATTGGGATGAGGCATCTTGAATAAGATGTGGTCCTCCCCTAATTGTAGGGTCATTTCTCCCTTAGCCACATCAATGATGGCAttggctgtggctaggaaaggtcttctaaGGATGACAGAGTCATCCTCATCCTCTCCAATGTCCAAGACAATGAAGTTTGCAGGGATGTAGTGGTTTTCAAATTTcaccaaaacatcctctactAAGCCATATGGCTTTTTCATGGTCTTGTcggccatctctaatgagatgtgtgcagcttgtacctcaaggaTTCCCAGCTTcttcattacagagagtggtatGAGGTtgatgcttgaccctaggtcacacagagccttatcAAAGGTCATTGTGCCTATGGTATAAGGAATCAGAAAGTATCCAGGGTTTGGAAGCATCTGAGGTAGCTCTTGCTGAACCAAAGCATggagttctttggtgagcagtGGAGGTTTTTCCTCCAGAGGCTTTATACCAAATATCTTGGTATTCAACTTCATTAGAGCTCCTAGGAAATGAGGaacttgctcttccctagtgTCTTCGTCCTCCTCCGaggatgaatagtcatcagaacTCATGCATTGCAGAAGTGTATTCAAAGGAACCTTAATGGTCTTTATGGTTCTCTTTGGTTCTGAAATAGAGGGTTCTTGAGTGGGGTCTAAGCACTCAAAGGGTGTGCTTTGACTGgaattcaacgccagctctgtTAGCTTATTGGGAGTTGAACTCTCTTGCTGtccaccctggctggcgttaaacgccagtcccTCTAGCATTCtgggcattgaacacccagCAGGGATGTCCTtgctggtgttcaatgccagattGGCTGCCTGGTTTGGCGTGGAACGCCTAGTGAAGGGTTCTTCACTGGCATTCAGCACCATAAAGCCTGGgtgtttgggcgttgaacgcccaaccagTGCTCCctggttggcgttcaacaccagctctGTTGCCATGATGGGCACTGAACACCCAGTGAAGGCTTCttcactggcgttcaacgccttcCCATTCTCCTCTGATTCGACATCTACCTctatggttatggccttgcactcttctcttggattcACCTCGGTGTTACTAGAAAGAATGTCTGGAGGAGTCTCAGGGATCCTCTTGTTCAGTTGATCAACTTGCACCTccaatttctaatggaggaccttgtttcattgatgaaactatgagtggtcttagagaggCTGGATGAAACTATGGGTTGTCTTAGAGAGGTTGGAAACAAGAGTGACTAAGTCAAAGAGGCTCTACTTAGTAGTTTCCATGTTCccttgagaagatgggaatAGTGGTCTATTATTGAACCTGTTCTGGTTCCTTTCACCTTGATTGTTACTGAAACCTTGCTGaggtttctgttgatccttccatgaaaggttaggatgattcctccatgaagggttGTAAGTGTTTCTATAgagttctcccatgtaattcacctcctccatAGTGGGTttatcaggatcataagcttctgtTTCAAAAGAAGCTTTCTGATTACTGCCAGCTACAGTTTGCATTCCAGTCAGATGCTaggagatcatattgacttgctgagtcaagaTCTTATTCTGAGATAGGATGGCATTCAGAGTCTCAACTTTATGAACTTTTTTCTTCTGAGTGATTCCATGGTTCACAAGATTCCTcttagaggtgtacatgaattggttgtttgcaaccatctcaatgagctcTCTTGCTTCTGCAAGGGTTTTCTTCAAATGGAGGGGTCCATCtacagagctatccaatgaaaTCTTGGATATCTCAGACAAGCCATCATAGAACACGCCTATGATGgaccattctgaaagcatgtcaggaggacatctCCTGACCAGTTGCTTGTATATTTTCcaaacttcatagagggattcaccttctctttgtctAAAGGTTTGAATTTCCACTCTAATCTTGCTCattctttgaggaggaaagaatttagcaaGAAAAGCATTAACCAGCTTTTTCCAAGAGTCAAGACTCTCTCTAGGTTGGGCATCCAACCATGTCTTAGCTCTATCCCTTATAGCAAAGGGAAAGGGGAAAGAGCATAAGCTTATAAACCTCAGGATTAACTTCATTagtctttacagtatcacaaatctataaaaattcagctaaaaactgaagTCCTTGTTACTTGCAGTTATTCTGGTAATACTTAAATTGAAATTTAGCAAAACTTCTGCATAGTGGTATAATTGGCGAAAAGTATTGATGTTATCAAAGTGATATGATGTTtactcaatttaatttatttattgtttaatttgattaaaatgaGCTTTGTGGTGTGGTCTGGTGTGATGATTGAGTTTGACGATTGTAGGATGTTGTGGCACTTTTCGTGGAACCTTATAAAAGCCAAACAATTATTGTCAACGTTTTGTAGATTAAAAAAAAGGCCAAAGGTGCTAGCTTTGAACTTCTCTGTTCTGAATTATTAGTTAGGAATACTTTTTAAGGTCAACTTGTATTGCCTTGTAATaggaatttcactaatgaattttctttttttctccaaGGGGCTCAGAAACCAGCATTTATTGAAAGAGAGAAGGAATATCGATTTTAGGCTGTGAGTAGCTTCCCTTATTATCTTAAATAACAATGGTTGTTATTTATAAtgctaaaattaaatatttgatgctaatattttatttgtggtTTTGATGAGAAATTACTGCTTAATTATTTTTGGTCCTCTAAAATCACTACAGTGGTTTATTGTTATGATATATTCTTGTGGTAAAAATAAATAGCCAACCAGCAAAAGGCTTCATGAAATGATGTAAATTTTAGGCTTGTTATTCAATTATTGTTGGTGGAATCTCAATTTGGGGAATTTAACATTGGATTCATCTTAGTAGTGAAATTCAATGCTAAAGTTGAAACACAAATGGAAAAGAGTTGCAGACCTAGAAAATTCTTAAACACGGCAGGAAATTGTTGAAGTTTCAAATTAGGAActcattttgtaaaaatatctcaAATCAAAAGAACTCAATGTCTTAAGAAATATTATGAcctcttatatttttttattctgtaGTTTTTCTTATATTAATCAAATTCTTGACTTAGTGCTTCATATGATCTAATGGAAGCTAGTGCTTTTGTTTTTGCAGAGGTAGTTTAAGAGAGCTATTGATTTTTCATGGAGTATATTTAATTTTCAGAAGGACCAAGATGTTAGAGTTAGACTTGGCTATAAAGTCTTTGAACAGGTTTCTTTAGTCTCTATTGCACTTTTGCTAATGCCATATGCATTTTGCTATGTCCTTCAATTTGTTGTTTGCATGTTTCTAATTGTTATTTGGTGTATGAGTTAtctatagaaaataaaattggtttttgagatttttgagaaaaattatctaatgaatcataggatccaagaaGTAGATGTAGGATTCAACTCCAGTAATAGTTCTTCTTGTGATACACAATTAAACTAGAGAATACTAAGAGCAATGCTCTTAACAACTTTGAGTGTCACTGTGTGGTTTACTTTGAAATGTCATTTTTAAATGTGCAGGGCATACCCAATAGAGTCAATTACGAGGATAAAGGGGACAAGCGGACTCTTGATGATATCAggttgttttctattttttaatttctcttaacaaaaatatttagatatgaTAGTCATATTCATACTTGTCTTTTACATAACTCACTCATGATTTATGAAAGTTTCTTATCTTTGTTGAGTATATTATTTGCAGATTTAACTATTATTTCTCTCCTTAAATGAAATTATGATCACTGTATTTAAATTTGGTATGAGTTAGGATTTGGAAAATTGAAATAATGGTCCAATATAGGGTGTTCATATTATAAGCTTTTATGTACAACTTAACTGATCTAACACTTAGGTAAAGCATCAATTTACTCACTAGAATTGCAACCTCCATTCATTTATTTCCCtcatatatttttaagaaataatGGTTTA
This portion of the Arachis duranensis cultivar V14167 chromosome 6, aradu.V14167.gnm2.J7QH, whole genome shotgun sequence genome encodes:
- the LOC107494727 gene encoding monooxygenase 2-like, with the translated sequence MVVKFEDGKELRSFTFKQEDQWVCCSEEVRAMERRVLLETLAGQISQDVIQFSSKLAIIKSNPDRKTLLELAYGSKLLAKILISYNAIRSPIAKWMGFSKENYVGHCAFRGLVSYSEGQPYGPRVNYIYDRGVHSGYVPVSLRKVYWFICFNSSSPGPK